In Quadrisphaera sp. DSM 44207, one DNA window encodes the following:
- a CDS encoding class F sortase, whose protein sequence is MPFPVRRARTARHRAPAARPRLPRAVGTAVAAAATAAGAVAVTAAVLTAAAPARGGASAPVVATSPAPAAGEAGALGTALAAALAAAPAAQDVAAPAELVIPDLGIASPLVPLGTTASGALEVPADAAVAGWFTGGPAPGARGPAVIAGHVDSTGGPGVFADLDELEVGDAVQVRRTDGTTADFVVTGAEQVAKTAFPSDVVYGAAPGPQLRLVTCGGAFDRASGHYEDNLVVYARTLTPAPA, encoded by the coding sequence ATGCCCTTCCCGGTCCGGCGGGCGCGCACGGCCCGCCACCGGGCGCCGGCGGCACGGCCCCGGCTGCCGCGCGCGGTGGGCACCGCCGTGGCGGCGGCGGCGACCGCCGCGGGCGCGGTGGCCGTCACCGCCGCCGTGCTCACGGCGGCCGCTCCCGCGCGAGGCGGGGCGAGCGCGCCGGTCGTGGCCACCTCGCCGGCGCCCGCGGCCGGCGAGGCCGGTGCCCTCGGCACCGCTCTCGCCGCGGCCCTGGCGGCCGCGCCGGCGGCGCAGGACGTCGCAGCGCCGGCGGAGCTGGTCATCCCGGACCTCGGGATCGCCTCGCCGCTCGTGCCGCTGGGCACCACGGCCTCGGGTGCGCTGGAGGTGCCGGCCGACGCGGCCGTGGCGGGCTGGTTCACCGGCGGTCCCGCGCCGGGCGCCAGGGGCCCCGCCGTCATCGCCGGCCACGTCGACTCCACCGGCGGCCCCGGCGTCTTCGCCGACCTCGACGAGCTGGAGGTCGGCGACGCCGTGCAGGTGCGCCGCACGGACGGCACCACCGCGGACTTCGTCGTCACCGGCGCCGAGCAGGTGGCGAAGACGGCCTTCCCCAGCGACGTCGTCTACGGGGCCGCGCCCGGGCCGCAGCTGCGGCTGGTCACCTGCGGCGGCGCCTTCGACCGCGCCAGCGGGCACTACGAGGACAACCTCGTCGTCTACGCGCGGACGCTGACCCCGGCACCGGCCTGA
- the ndk gene encoding nucleoside-diphosphate kinase has translation MPDPQTPATERTLVLVKPDGVRRGLVGQVLGRIEAKGYRLLAVQLSTPERSVLQEHYAEHEGKPFYEPLLEFMSSGPVLAAVVEGQRCVEGFRSLAGVTDPTTAAPGTIRGDLGRDWGGAVQQNLVHGSDSPDSAAREIGIWFPGS, from the coding sequence GTGCCCGACCCGCAGACCCCCGCGACCGAGCGGACCCTCGTGCTCGTCAAGCCGGACGGCGTCCGACGCGGCCTGGTCGGGCAGGTGCTGGGCCGCATCGAGGCCAAGGGCTACCGGCTGCTCGCCGTGCAGCTGAGCACTCCGGAGCGCTCGGTGCTGCAGGAGCACTACGCCGAGCACGAGGGCAAGCCGTTCTACGAGCCGCTGCTGGAGTTCATGTCCTCCGGGCCCGTGCTCGCCGCCGTCGTGGAGGGCCAGCGGTGCGTCGAGGGGTTCCGGTCCCTGGCCGGGGTCACGGACCCGACGACGGCCGCGCCCGGCACGATCCGCGGCGACCTCGGCCGCGACTGGGGCGGAGCGGTGCAGCAGAACCTCGTGCACGGCTCCGACTCCCCGGACTCCGCCGCCCGCGAGATCGGGATCTGGTTCCCCGGCTCCTGA
- a CDS encoding heme oxygenase (biliverdin-producing) produces the protein MNSPQAGPPGAFPPTPPASGFAARLRAATRAAHADAEGAGFVDDLLAGRLARGAHVALLAQNHLVYAVLEDAWAAHRDDPVVAPLLDDALRRLPSLEADLRSLAGPGWRALLQPSPATRRYVERLRAVAFDWPGGFVAHHYLRYLGDLSGGQVIRRLLERAYGASGEGLRSYDFPGVAPKPYRDRYRRLLDAAPWSPAEQELVIAEVAGGYRLNREVFDDLGARSPAWRRPGA, from the coding sequence GTGAACTCACCGCAGGCGGGGCCGCCGGGCGCGTTCCCACCGACGCCGCCGGCGTCCGGGTTCGCCGCCCGGCTGCGCGCCGCGACGCGGGCCGCCCACGCGGACGCCGAGGGCGCCGGCTTCGTGGACGACCTGCTGGCCGGGCGCCTGGCGCGCGGCGCCCACGTGGCCCTGCTGGCGCAGAACCACCTGGTCTACGCCGTCCTGGAGGACGCCTGGGCGGCCCACCGGGACGACCCCGTGGTCGCGCCCCTCCTCGACGACGCGCTGCGGCGCCTGCCGTCGCTGGAGGCCGACCTGCGCTCCCTCGCCGGGCCCGGCTGGCGGGCGCTGCTGCAGCCGAGCCCGGCGACGCGCCGGTACGTGGAGCGGCTGCGCGCGGTCGCCTTCGACTGGCCCGGGGGCTTCGTGGCCCACCACTACCTGCGCTACCTCGGCGACCTCTCCGGCGGCCAGGTGATCCGGCGCCTGCTCGAGCGGGCGTACGGCGCCTCCGGGGAGGGGCTGCGCTCCTACGACTTCCCGGGCGTGGCGCCCAAGCCCTACCGGGACCGCTACCGCCGCCTGCTCGACGCCGCCCCGTGGTCGCCGGCGGAGCAGGAGCTGGTCATCGCCGAGGTCGCCGGCGGCTACCGCCTGAACCGGGAGGTCTTCGACGACCTGGGGGCCCGCTCCCCCGCCTGGCGCCGACCCGGCGCGTGA
- a CDS encoding DUF4233 domain-containing protein, translating to MPPPVMTARLAATVLLMEALLAFFATLVAFALVAGQGGLGRGQVWVVGLALALAFLVAAGLVRRPGGLVVGTVLQGVLIATGVVVPAMFLVGALFAGLWLWIVSVGRRIDADRRRWARDLAAQQARSRPPDPGPPA from the coding sequence GTGCCGCCGCCGGTGATGACGGCGCGGCTGGCGGCGACGGTGCTGCTCATGGAGGCCCTCCTGGCGTTCTTCGCCACGCTGGTGGCCTTCGCCCTCGTGGCCGGTCAGGGCGGCCTCGGGCGCGGGCAGGTGTGGGTCGTGGGCCTGGCCCTGGCCCTGGCCTTCTTGGTCGCGGCCGGCCTGGTGCGCCGTCCCGGCGGGCTGGTCGTCGGCACGGTGCTGCAGGGCGTGCTGATCGCCACGGGCGTGGTCGTGCCGGCGATGTTCCTCGTCGGCGCGCTCTTCGCCGGGCTGTGGCTGTGGATCGTCTCCGTGGGGCGCCGCATCGACGCCGACCGCCGCCGCTGGGCCCGCGACCTCGCGGCGCAGCAGGCCCGCTCCCGCCCACCGGACCCCGGCCCGCCCGCCTGA
- a CDS encoding folylpolyglutamate synthase/dihydrofolate synthase family protein, whose protein sequence is MSGADPAADPSADPSAGAARPSPEDAGARLRAVHAELLARTPESAVQPRLQPVREALSLLGDPHLAHPVVHVAGTNGKTSTARFAERLLRELGLRTGRFTSPHLTRVPERISVDGEPLSDEAFADLHEDVAPYLAMVDGRLRAAGQVPLTYFEALAVMAFAAFADAPVDVAVVEVGLGGRWDATNVVDAAVAVITPVSLDHTELLGETVAEIAAEKAGIIARGAVAVLARQPVEAAEVLLRRAAEQGATVAREGLEFGVRSREVAVGGQVLALQGLAGTVYEDVLLPVFGAHQASNAAVAVAAVEALLGGQGLDPDVVRAALADASSPGRLEVVRRSPTVLVDAAHNPAGAEALVAALEDSFDCTRLVGVVAVLEGKDAAGILDVLEPALEEVVVTRSASPRAMDVDDLAEVARDVFGEDRVHVAPRLDDALQVAVDRAESEAPGGLGAGVVVTGSVTLVGEARVLLRADR, encoded by the coding sequence ATGAGCGGCGCCGACCCCGCCGCCGACCCCTCCGCCGACCCCTCCGCCGGCGCCGCTCGGCCGTCGCCGGAGGACGCCGGCGCCCGGCTGCGCGCGGTGCACGCCGAGCTGCTGGCGCGCACGCCCGAGAGCGCGGTGCAGCCGCGGCTGCAGCCGGTGCGCGAGGCCCTCTCCCTGCTCGGGGACCCGCACCTGGCCCACCCCGTGGTGCACGTGGCCGGCACGAACGGCAAGACGTCCACCGCGCGCTTCGCCGAGCGGCTGCTGCGCGAGCTCGGGCTGCGCACGGGCCGCTTCACGAGCCCGCACCTGACTCGCGTTCCCGAGCGCATCAGCGTCGACGGCGAGCCGCTGTCGGACGAGGCGTTCGCCGACCTGCACGAGGACGTCGCCCCCTACCTCGCCATGGTCGACGGCCGGTTGCGCGCCGCGGGGCAGGTGCCGCTGACCTACTTCGAGGCGCTGGCGGTGATGGCGTTCGCCGCGTTCGCGGACGCTCCCGTCGACGTCGCCGTCGTCGAGGTGGGCCTCGGCGGCCGGTGGGACGCGACGAACGTCGTCGACGCCGCGGTCGCCGTGATCACGCCGGTGTCCCTGGACCACACCGAGCTGCTCGGGGAGACGGTGGCGGAGATCGCCGCCGAGAAGGCCGGGATCATCGCCCGCGGCGCGGTCGCGGTGCTGGCCCGGCAGCCGGTCGAGGCGGCCGAGGTGCTGCTGCGCCGCGCCGCCGAGCAGGGCGCGACCGTGGCGCGCGAGGGCCTGGAGTTCGGCGTGCGCTCCCGCGAGGTCGCCGTCGGGGGCCAGGTGCTCGCGCTGCAGGGCCTGGCCGGCACGGTCTACGAGGACGTCCTGCTGCCGGTCTTCGGCGCGCACCAGGCGTCGAACGCGGCGGTCGCCGTCGCCGCGGTCGAGGCGCTGCTCGGCGGGCAGGGGCTGGACCCGGACGTCGTGCGCGCCGCGCTCGCGGACGCCTCGTCCCCGGGGCGCCTGGAGGTGGTGCGCCGCAGCCCCACGGTGCTCGTCGACGCCGCGCACAACCCCGCGGGCGCCGAGGCGCTCGTCGCGGCGCTGGAGGACAGCTTCGACTGCACGCGGCTGGTCGGCGTCGTCGCGGTGCTCGAGGGCAAGGACGCCGCGGGCATCCTCGACGTCCTCGAGCCGGCGCTGGAGGAGGTCGTCGTCACCCGCTCCGCGTCGCCGCGGGCGATGGACGTCGACGACCTCGCGGAGGTCGCGCGCGACGTCTTCGGGGAGGACCGCGTGCACGTGGCGCCCCGCCTGGACGACGCGCTGCAGGTCGCCGTCGACCGCGCGGAGTCCGAGGCGCCGGGCGGCCTGGGCGCGGGCGTGGTCGTGACCGGCTCGGTCACCCTCGTGGGCGAGGCCCGGGTGCTGCTGCGGGCCGACCGGTGA
- the ileS gene encoding isoleucine--tRNA ligase, with product MAYPLASAAGSTSVPASPRFPELEDAVLRYWQEDGTFEASIAARPEGERGANEFVFYDGPPFANGLPHYGHLLTGYVKDVVPRYRTMRGRRVERRFGWDCHGLPAEVEAERQLGITRKSEIEQMGVARFNEACRTSVLRYTAEWEQYVTRQARWVDFANDYKTLDLDYMESVMWAFKTLWDRGLVYEGFRVLAYCWRCETPLSNTETRMDDVYRQRQDPAVTVGLRLAGAGGGEDGGPLAGAHALVWTTTPWTLPSNLAVAVGPDVDYVVVEPAEGAFAGRRFVLAQARLGAYARELGAEPAVLARLKGADLVGRRYTPPFGYLTGRRNAHQVLAADYVTTEDGTGLVHLAPAFGEEDKAACDAVGIETVVPVDGRGRFLDLVADYAGQQVFDANPSIIRDLKAGTDGVVAPGTVLLRQETHDHPYPHCYRCGNALIYRAVSSWFVEVTKVRDRMVELNQDITWVPEHVRDGSFGKWLEGARDWSISRNRYWGSPIPVWVSDDPAHPRVDVYGSLDELERDFGVRPADLHRPFVDELTRPNPDDPSGRSTMRRVPEVLDCWFESGSMPFAQVHYPFENREWFEEHHPGDFIVEYIGQTRGWFYTLHVLATALFDRPAFRTCVSHGIVLGDDGRKMSKSLRNYPDVGEVFARDGADAMRWFLMSSPILRGGNLVTTEQGIRDGVRQVLIPLWNAWYFLALYAGTARSNGQDGQDGAQGGGVVGRWRTGSPHELDRYALAKTRDLVAGVQAQMDAYDVAGACESLRVFLDVLTNWYVRRSRERFWAEDADAIDTLHTVLEVVCRVAAPLLPLTTEEVWRGLTGGRSVHLADWPDAADLPADDALVSAMDAARSACSVALGLRKAAGLRVRQPLAELVVVVPGAQALAPLTGLVGDEVNVRAVRLLDVEDADAEDFGVRQSLTVNARAAGPRLGRQVQLAIQAARAGSWEVDETGAVVAGGIDLQEGEYEITTVVDEAARGERATATLPGGGFVVLDTAVTEELEAEGWARDVVRAVQDARKGAGLHVADRIALTLTVPAAREAWARRHAALVARETLAERVDLRVGAGDDVAVRVARA from the coding sequence ATGGCGTACCCCCTGGCGTCGGCGGCGGGCAGCACGAGCGTCCCGGCGTCCCCGCGCTTCCCCGAGCTCGAGGACGCCGTGCTGCGCTACTGGCAGGAGGACGGCACCTTCGAGGCCAGCATCGCCGCGCGCCCCGAGGGCGAGCGCGGCGCGAACGAGTTCGTCTTCTACGACGGCCCGCCCTTCGCCAACGGCCTGCCGCACTACGGGCACCTGCTGACCGGCTACGTCAAGGACGTCGTCCCGCGCTACCGCACCATGCGCGGCCGGCGCGTCGAGCGCCGCTTCGGCTGGGACTGCCACGGCCTGCCCGCCGAGGTCGAGGCCGAGCGGCAGCTGGGCATCACGCGCAAGTCCGAGATCGAGCAGATGGGCGTCGCCCGGTTCAACGAGGCGTGCCGCACCTCGGTGCTGCGCTACACCGCGGAGTGGGAGCAGTACGTCACCCGCCAGGCCCGCTGGGTGGACTTCGCGAACGACTACAAGACCCTCGATCTCGACTACATGGAGTCGGTGATGTGGGCCTTCAAGACCCTGTGGGACAGGGGGCTGGTCTACGAGGGCTTCCGCGTGCTCGCGTACTGCTGGCGCTGCGAGACGCCGCTGAGCAACACCGAGACGCGCATGGACGACGTCTACCGCCAGCGCCAGGACCCGGCGGTCACCGTCGGCCTGCGCCTGGCGGGCGCGGGCGGCGGCGAGGACGGGGGCCCGCTCGCCGGCGCCCACGCGCTCGTCTGGACGACGACCCCGTGGACGCTGCCGAGCAACCTGGCCGTCGCGGTCGGCCCGGACGTCGACTACGTCGTCGTCGAGCCCGCCGAGGGCGCCTTCGCGGGCCGGCGGTTCGTGCTCGCGCAGGCGCGCCTGGGCGCCTACGCGCGCGAGCTGGGCGCCGAGCCCGCCGTGCTCGCCCGCCTCAAGGGCGCCGACCTCGTCGGGCGCCGGTACACCCCGCCGTTCGGGTACCTGACCGGGCGGCGGAACGCCCACCAGGTGCTCGCCGCCGACTACGTCACCACCGAGGACGGCACCGGCCTGGTGCACCTCGCGCCCGCCTTCGGCGAGGAGGACAAGGCCGCGTGCGACGCCGTCGGCATCGAGACCGTGGTGCCCGTCGACGGGCGCGGGCGCTTCCTCGACCTCGTCGCCGACTACGCCGGCCAGCAGGTCTTCGACGCCAACCCGAGCATCATCCGCGACCTGAAGGCGGGCACCGACGGCGTCGTCGCCCCCGGCACGGTGCTGCTGCGCCAGGAGACCCACGACCACCCGTACCCGCACTGCTACCGCTGCGGCAACGCGCTGATCTACCGCGCCGTCTCCTCCTGGTTCGTGGAGGTCACGAAGGTCCGCGACCGGATGGTCGAGCTCAACCAGGACATCACCTGGGTGCCCGAGCACGTGCGCGATGGCTCCTTCGGCAAGTGGCTCGAGGGCGCCCGCGACTGGTCGATCAGCCGCAACCGGTACTGGGGCAGCCCGATCCCGGTGTGGGTCAGCGACGACCCGGCGCACCCGCGCGTGGACGTCTACGGCTCCCTCGACGAGCTCGAGCGCGACTTCGGGGTGCGCCCGGCCGACCTGCACCGCCCGTTCGTCGACGAGCTGACCCGCCCGAACCCGGACGACCCCAGCGGCCGCTCGACCATGCGCCGGGTGCCGGAGGTGCTCGACTGCTGGTTCGAGTCCGGGTCCATGCCGTTCGCGCAGGTGCACTACCCCTTCGAGAACCGCGAGTGGTTCGAGGAGCACCACCCCGGCGACTTCATCGTCGAGTACATCGGCCAGACCCGCGGCTGGTTCTACACCCTGCACGTGCTCGCCACCGCGCTCTTCGACCGGCCGGCGTTCCGCACCTGCGTCTCCCACGGCATCGTCCTGGGCGACGACGGGCGCAAGATGAGCAAGAGCCTGCGCAACTACCCCGACGTCGGCGAGGTCTTCGCCCGCGACGGCGCCGACGCCATGCGCTGGTTCCTCATGTCCAGCCCGATCCTGCGCGGCGGCAACCTCGTCACCACCGAGCAGGGCATCCGCGACGGCGTGCGCCAGGTGCTCATCCCGCTGTGGAACGCCTGGTACTTCCTCGCCCTGTACGCGGGCACGGCCCGCTCGAACGGGCAGGACGGGCAGGACGGCGCTCAGGGCGGCGGGGTGGTCGGGCGCTGGCGCACCGGCTCCCCGCACGAGCTGGACCGCTACGCGCTGGCCAAGACCCGCGACCTGGTGGCCGGCGTGCAGGCGCAGATGGACGCCTACGACGTCGCGGGGGCGTGCGAGAGCCTGCGCGTCTTCCTCGACGTGCTCACCAACTGGTACGTGCGCCGCTCGCGCGAGCGGTTCTGGGCCGAGGACGCCGACGCGATCGACACCCTGCACACGGTGCTCGAGGTGGTCTGCCGGGTCGCGGCCCCGCTGCTGCCGCTGACGACCGAGGAGGTCTGGCGCGGCCTGACCGGCGGGCGCAGCGTGCACCTGGCCGACTGGCCGGACGCCGCGGACCTGCCCGCCGACGACGCGCTCGTGTCCGCCATGGACGCCGCCCGCTCGGCGTGCTCGGTGGCGCTGGGCCTGCGCAAGGCCGCCGGCCTGCGGGTGCGCCAGCCGCTGGCCGAGCTGGTCGTCGTCGTCCCCGGCGCGCAGGCCCTCGCGCCGCTGACGGGCCTGGTCGGGGACGAGGTCAACGTCAGGGCGGTGCGCCTGCTCGACGTCGAGGACGCCGACGCGGAGGACTTCGGCGTGCGCCAGAGCCTGACCGTCAACGCCCGCGCGGCCGGCCCGCGCCTGGGCCGCCAGGTGCAGCTGGCCATCCAGGCCGCCCGGGCCGGCTCGTGGGAGGTGGACGAGACCGGCGCCGTCGTCGCGGGCGGCATCGACCTGCAGGAGGGCGAGTACGAGATCACCACGGTCGTCGACGAGGCGGCGCGCGGGGAGCGGGCGACCGCGACGCTGCCTGGCGGCGGGTTCGTCGTCCTGGACACCGCGGTCACCGAGGAGCTGGAGGCCGAGGGCTGGGCGCGCGACGTCGTGCGGGCCGTGCAGGACGCCCGCAAGGGCGCCGGCCTGCACGTGGCCGACCGCATCGCGCTGACCCTGACCGTGCCGGCCGCGCGCGAGGCGTGGGCGCGTCGCCACGCCGCCCTGGTGGCGCGCGAGACTCTCGCCGAGCGGGTCGACCTGCGCGTCGGCGCCGGCGACGACGTCGCGGTGCGGGTGGCGCGGGCATGA
- a CDS encoding group 1 truncated hemoglobin — protein MTNGVEDPRSAPSDYERVGGGPAVAEVVDAFYQRVLADDALAPYFAGVDLARLERHQALLVSQVMGGPVEYDGRDLRTAHAGLRVTDGDFDRVVEHLVLTLQGAGAPDDVIGRVGQALAGTRGDVVAGTEPA, from the coding sequence ATGACGAACGGCGTCGAGGACCCGCGCAGCGCCCCCAGCGACTACGAGCGGGTGGGCGGCGGCCCGGCGGTCGCGGAGGTGGTCGACGCCTTCTACCAGCGGGTGCTCGCCGACGACGCGCTCGCGCCCTACTTCGCGGGCGTCGACCTCGCCCGCCTCGAGCGCCACCAGGCGCTGCTCGTCTCCCAGGTCATGGGCGGGCCGGTCGAGTACGACGGCCGGGACCTGCGCACCGCGCACGCCGGCCTGCGCGTCACGGACGGGGACTTCGACCGCGTCGTCGAGCACCTGGTCCTCACCCTGCAGGGCGCCGGCGCGCCGGACGACGTGATCGGCCGCGTCGGTCAGGCCCTCGCCGGCACGCGCGGGGACGTCGTCGCCGGGACCGAGCCCGCCTGA
- a CDS encoding SDR family oxidoreductase, whose translation MDGALRAVVTGASSGIGAATVRRLRAEGWSVLAVARREERLRALAAETGCEPCPADLTDPDDVARVAQAAGACSALVNNAGGAVGTDPVATGDPADWQRMFDVNVLATLRVTQALLPALRASGRGDVLVMSSTAAHVVYEGGGGYAAAKHAEGALARTLRLELAGDPVRVIEIAPGMVRTEEFSLNRFGGDREKADAVYAGVREPLTAEDVADCVAWTLTRPHHVNVDLLVVRPLAQAAQHKVVREP comes from the coding sequence GTGGACGGCGCGCTGAGGGCAGTGGTCACCGGGGCGAGCTCGGGCATCGGGGCGGCGACGGTGCGCCGGCTGCGCGCCGAGGGTTGGTCGGTCCTGGCCGTGGCCCGCCGCGAGGAGCGCCTGCGGGCGCTGGCCGCCGAGACCGGGTGCGAGCCGTGCCCGGCCGACCTCACCGACCCGGACGACGTCGCCCGCGTCGCGCAGGCGGCCGGTGCCTGCTCCGCCCTGGTCAACAACGCCGGCGGCGCGGTCGGCACCGACCCCGTGGCCACCGGCGACCCCGCCGACTGGCAGCGGATGTTCGACGTCAACGTCCTCGCGACGCTGCGCGTGACGCAGGCGCTGCTGCCGGCGCTGCGCGCCAGCGGCCGCGGCGACGTCCTCGTGATGAGCTCGACCGCCGCGCACGTCGTCTACGAGGGCGGCGGCGGGTACGCGGCCGCCAAGCACGCGGAGGGCGCGCTGGCGCGCACGCTGCGCCTGGAGCTGGCCGGCGACCCCGTGCGCGTCATCGAGATCGCGCCGGGCATGGTGCGCACCGAGGAGTTCTCCCTCAACCGCTTCGGCGGCGACCGCGAGAAGGCCGACGCGGTCTACGCGGGCGTGAGGGAGCCCCTGACCGCCGAGGACGTCGCCGACTGCGTGGCGTGGACGCTCACGCGCCCGCACCACGTCAACGTCGACCTGCTCGTGGTGCGCCCGCTGGCGCAGGCGGCCCAGCACAAGGTCGTGCGCGAGCCGTAG